The following coding sequences are from one Nicotiana tomentosiformis chromosome 3, ASM39032v3, whole genome shotgun sequence window:
- the LOC138907941 gene encoding uncharacterized protein, which yields MRDHIIGEDYELWDIVTDGPLTTLKINAEGVEVPKTKADCTAEDLKKWEKNAKAMKYHVCGLGPNEYNRIQSCTTAKQILDTLQVAHEGTPQAKRSRRTLLYSQYENFAMKEGKTIQKMYTRFTTLTNELKCLGRIIPEEDRVEKILTRVLPITWESKITVIQESRNIASLPLDELIGNLIAYELRRQTMKMDVPKKERSLALRITGGSDLEDDEMAMITKDFKKYLRRGKCSSRSGNYSNSKAPEKQTNDGFYKCRKTDHHIKNCPLWEI from the coding sequence ATGAGAGATCATATTAtaggagaggactatgagctatgggatatTGTCACCGATGGTCCACTGACTACCTTGAAGAtaaatgctgaaggagtagagGTGCCAAAGACAAAAGCGGATTGCACTGCTGAGGacttgaagaaatgggagaagaatgctaaagccatgAAATACcatgtttgtggacttggtccaaaTGAGTACAAcagaatccaaagttgtaccactgctaagCAAATTTTGGACACattgcaagtggctcatgaaggaacacctcaggcGAAGAGATCCAGAAGAACTCTattatattctcaatatgagaactttgctatgaaggaAGGAAAAACAATTCAAAAAATGTACACAAGGTTTACTACACTGACAAATGAACTAAAGtgtcttggaaggattattcctgaagaagatagagtcgaGAAGATATTGACTAGGGTTTTGCCTatcacttgggagagcaaaatcactgtcATTCAGGAATCAAGGAATATTGCCTCTCTCCCACTGGATGAACTAATTGGAAATCTCATtgcctatgaacttaggagacaaaccatgaaaatggatgtacctaagaaggaaaggagcttggcactcagaatcactggaGGTTCTgatctggaagatgatgaaatggctatgatcactaaggacttcaagaagtacctgaggAGAGGAAAATGCTCTTCAAGAAGTGGAAACTATAGCAATTCAAAAGCTCCCgagaagcaaaccaatgatggcTTCTACAAGTGTagaaagactgatcaccacatcaagaactgTCCTTTATGGGAAATttaa